GGCTCTGTCTGCCCGTGAACTTCCTCGAACACCTGGGTGGGGCCGCCCCGGACGACGACCTCGTCGCCGCCGTGACCGCCGAGCACGACGCGGCCGGCGTCTACGCCTTCACCTTCGACACGCTCGCCGCCGAGTCGACGGTCCACGCCCGGGCGTTCGCACCGGGACTCGGTATCTCCGAGGACCCCGTCACCGGGACGGCCGCCGGGGCCTGCGCCGCGTATCTCCGTCGCGTCGAAGCGTTCGACGACGACGCTGCCTACGGCGACCTCCGGTTCGAACAGGGACACTTCGTCGACCGACCCGGACACGTTCGCACGCGGCTCTCGGAGGAAACCGTCGCCGTCGGGGGGGCGGCGGCCGTCGCGCTCGACGGCACCCTCTCGGTTCCGGACGTCGACGACGACGAGATCCTCGTCGCCTGACACCCCCGGGGCGATCTCTTCTCGACCCTGATATTCCCGCCGAACCGGTCTTATACCTCCCCACGCAATCCGGTCCCATGACAGCCCCGGCTCGCACCCCGTCCGACGGCTCGGGGGGAGTCATCCACGTGCTCCACGTCGACGACGATCCCGCGTTCGCCGACCTCGCACAGGCGTCGCTCACCCGGCACGCGCCCGGGATCGTGGTTCACACGGAGACCGATCCCGAGGCCGCGCTGGCGTCGTTCTCGTGGATGGACTGCGTCGTCTCGGACTACGACATGCCGGAGATGAACGGCCTCGACCTCCTGCGGGCGGTTCGCGAGCGCGCACCGTCGATCCCGTTTGTCCTCTTCACCGGAAAAGGAAGCGAGGAGATCGCGAGCGAGGCCGTCTCCGCGGGCGTCACCGACTACCTGCAGAAGGGCGGCCCCGAGCAGTACGAGGTGTTAGCCAACCGCATCGAGAACGCGGTCGCCCGGCGGCGGGCCGAACGCGGCTTCGAACGGAGCAACTCGCTGTTCGACCTCGTCCAGCGGCTCTCCAGCGTCGGCGGCTGGGAACTCGACGTGGAGACGGGCGAGCTCTGGTGGACTGAGGAGCTCGCACGGATTCACGGGGTCGCTCCCGACTTCGAGCCGACGGTCGAAGCCGCCACGGAGCTGTACCACCCCGACGACCGAACCCTACTGAAACGAGTGTACCGCCGCGCCGTCGACGCCGCCGAACCGTACGACGTCGTCGTCCGGATCGTCCGTCCCGACGGGTCGACCGGACGGGTCAGACTGCTCTGTGAGCCCTCGGTCGTCGACGGGAGCGTCCCGACGCACCGCGGTGCCGTCCAGGAGGTCGATCCGAGGACGCCCCTCGGGACCCGCGACGAACGGCCGTCGGTCGAGGAGGCGACACCGACGTCCGGGTCCACGTCCGTGTCTGCCTCCACGTCCGCCCTGACGCCCCCGGTCGCGACGGCCGGCGAGACTCCGGCGAAGCTCGACACCAGCGCCGAAGTGTTGGCCGATCTGAAGCGTCGCGCGCTCGACGACGTCGACGCCGGCGTGATCATCTGCGAGGCCACCGAGGGAACGCCGACGGTGTTCGCGAACGAGGGGTTCGGCCGCATCACCGGCTACGACCCCGAGGAGATGGTCGGCCGCAACTGCCGGATCCTGCAGGGCGCTGAGACCGACGACCGCCCGGTGGCGTCGATGCGGGAAGCCGTCGAGAACGGCACCGCCAGGTCGGTCGTCCTCCGTAACTACCGCAAGGACGGTACGCCGTTCTGGAACGAGGTCGAGATCACCCCGATCAGCGACGCCGCGGGGACGGTGACGCACTACATCGGCTTCCAGCGGGACGTCACGGAGCGCAAGCGGCTCCAGGTGGAACTCGAAGCCGCCCAACAGTCGCTCCGGCGGCTCTACACGGTGACGACCGACTCCTCGCTCTCGTTCGAAGAGCGGGTCAAGCGGACCCTCGCCGTCGGCTGCGAGCGGCTCGGCGTCGAGATGGGCTTCCTGACGCGGATCGCCGAGGGGACACAGACCGTCGTCCACGCGGTCGGCGAGCACCCGCTGCTCACCGATGGCGCGGTGTGCCCGCTGTCGGAGTCGTACTGTCGACGGACGCTCGAGGAGGACGGACTGCTCGCCGTCGTCCACGCTGCCACCGACGAGGGGTGGGCCGACGACCCCGGCTACGAGCGGTTCGGGCTGGAGTGTTACCTCGGCGGGGAAGTCACCGTCGACGGCGACCTGTACGGCACGCTCTGCTTCGCGGACACGGAAGCCCGCGAAGAGCCGTTCACCGGGGCGCAGGCGGCGTTCGTCGAACTACTCACGCGCTGGGTCAGCTACGAGCTCGAACGGCGCAAGCGGGAGCGCGAGCTCCGGGTCGCCGACCGGCGGTTCCAGTCGCTGTTCGACAACCCGATGACGTTCGTCGGCGTCCTCGACCCCGACGGGACGGTCCGCGAGGTGAACGGCACGGCGCGTGCGACCCTCGGCGGCGACCCCGACGCCGACGCCGACGAACTCCTCGACAGGCCGTTCTGGGAGACACCCTGGTGGGCCCCCGACGACGACGCCGTCGCGACGGTCAAAGAGGCGGTCGAGACGGCTGCCGGCGGACGGGTCGCCCGGTTCGAGTGCGACTACTTCCACGGCGACGGGCAGGGCACCGTAGGCGCGACCCTCTACCCCGTCTACGCCGTAGAGGGGCGCGGGACCGACGGCGGCACGGACGAGGTGGTGTCGCTGATGGCCGTCGGTGCCGACACGACGACGCGGACCGAGCAGGCGGCCCAGCTGAAACGACAACACGACCGCCTGGAGGAGTTCGCCAGCGTCGTCTCTCACGACCTCCGGAGTCCCCTGGAGGTCGCCCGCGGTCGACTCGAACTGTACGACGCTACGGGCGACGGGGACCACCTCGACGCGGTCGGTGACTCGCTCGACCGGATCTCGACGCTCATCGACGACCTGCTGGCGCTGGCCCGACAGGGCGAGTCCGTCTCCGCCCTCGAACCGACGTGCGTGTCGGCGGTCGCACGCCAGGCCTGGCAGACCGTCGAGACCGCCGACGCGACGCTCGACGTCGTGCTCGACGGCGAACTGACCGTCGAGAGCGACCGGAGCCGGCTCCAGCAGCTGTTCGAGAACCTGTTTCGGAACGCCGTGGAACACGGTTCCACGGGCAGTCGGCCAGCGGCCGACGACGCTGTGGAACACGGTTCGGCTGGCGGGTCGGAGCCACACACGAAAGACAGGGAAGACGGGCAGGAACGCCGCGTTCGGATCCGACTCACGGGTCTCACGAACGGTGCTCGTGGTTTCGCGGTTGAAGACGACGGTCCCGGGATCGACCCCGCCGACCGCGACTACGTCTTCGAGCGGGGGTTTTCGACCGAGGACGGCGGGACCGGCTTCGGCCTCGCGATCGTCAGGCGGATCACCGACGCCCACGGATGGGAGGTCCGGGCCACCGAGAGCCCGGCCGGCGGCGCTCGCTTCGAGGTCGTCGTCGACGCGTGAGCCGCGGGTCGGTCGCGCTCAGCCGATGTACCGCAGGTCGTCGTCGGTCGGGACCGACCCCTGTTGGCTCTGCATCTCCTGGATCTTCCCGACGACCTCTTCCATCTCCTCGGCCCGCTCTTCGAGCGACTCGAAGCCGACCTCGAAGCCGACGAGTTCCTCGAGCGCGACGAGGACCGCCTGTGCGCTCTTGGGGTCGACGAGATAGCCGCTCGTCTCGCCCATCAGACAGCCGACGTCGAAGCCGCGGCGGCCGCCGAGGCCGAGCAGGAGCCCGGAGACGCCGACGACACCGCCGGCGGGTTCGTCGTCGCGGAACTCGATGCCGGCGTCCTCCAGCGCCTCGACGCGATCCCCGTCCGACACCGCGCCGAGGACGCTCGGCTCGTCGACGAGTTCGCCCGTGGGGACGCCCCCGAGCGCGAACACCTGTTCGACGTCGAACTCCGCGGCCACGTCGAGGAACGTGTCCGTGAGCCGGTAGTGACCCGCGTTCGTCTGCGCCTGGTGGTCGCCGGTCAGGACCAGGAGGTCGACCCCGTCGCCGTCGTCGCCCGGGATGTCGACGGCGTGGATCTCCGCCGACGCGAGATCAGCGACGCCGTCTTCGATCGTTACCTGTGGGGGGAACTCGGTGGAGTACACGCGGCGTACGACCTCGCTGTCGAACTCCTCGAGGAGGTGCTCGACGGCCAGTTTTCCGACGTGGCCCACGCCGGGCAGCCCTTCGATGAGGATCGGCTCCGACAGCTCCGGCTCGGCCAGCACCTCGATCTCGATGTCGTCCATGTCGCCTAGTCGCGTGGGCCCGTCTTAAGAGCGCGTTGGTCGGGAGCTACGGCGGTGCCGACCCCGGCTACCTCCCCCGTCACATGGGCTATCACGAGTGATAGCTGGATCGGTAGGTATTGATGCGGCTCCGGTCAAAAACACACAATGGACGTCGCGGGGGCCGAACTGGTACTGCTGGACAACACGCTCGACATCGTCGTGGTGCTCGACGACGAGGGGCGGTTCCAGTACGCGAACGCGGCGCTCGAGCGGGTACTCGGATACGACCCCACCGCCGTGCTCGGGCGGAACGCGTTCGAGTGTATCCACCCGGACGACCGCGAGGCTGTCGTCGACCGCTTCGTGGGCCTCGTCACCGCGTCGGACCGGACTCACGACGATGCGGAGTTCAGGTTCCGCGACGTCGACGGGTCGTGGGTGTGGCTCTCCGCCCGGATGTCGAGCGAACGCGCGGCCGGTCTCGGCGGCTACGTCGTCAGCTGTCGGGACATCACGGAGCGACGGCGGGCCGAGACCGAGAAGCATCGCGCCCACGAACGGCTCTCCAACATCGCCGAACACACCACCGACGTTCTCTGGATGTTCTCGGCCGACTGGGAGGAGCTGCTGTTCGTCAACTCGGCGTACGAGGAGGTCTGGGGCCGATCGATCGAGGCGCTGGCGGCGAACTCGCGTGACTTCATCGAGGGTTCCCACCCCGCCGACCGCGACGGGATCCGGGCGGCGATGCGGCAGCTCTCCGCGGGTGAGTCGGTCGACATCGAGTACCGCGTGAACGCCGACACCGACTACCGAACGTGGGTGTGGGCGCGCGGCCACCCCATCGTCGACCACGACGGCACCGTCACGCGCGTCGTCGGCTTCGCCCGCGACGTGACCGACCGCCGCGAGCGCGAGCGCCAGCTCCTGGTGATGGACCGACTGCTCCGGCACAACCTCCGTAACGAAATGAACCTCATTCTGGGTCACGCGGAACAGGCTCGCGAGCGAGGCGGAGCGGCGATCGACGCCGACCTCGACCGGATCGTCGAGACGGGCGAACACCTGTTGCGGACGGTCGACAAGGAGCGTGAGATCGTCGCGCTCCTCACCGAGAACGCCGAGCCGGAGCCGATCGATCTGGTCGCCGTCGTCGCGGACGTCTGCGACCGCGTGCAGGACGCCACCCCGGCGGCGGCCGTCGAGACGACGCTCCCGGAACGGGCGACGGTCCGCGCCGTACCGAAGCTCTCACTCGCCGTCTTCGAGCTCCTCACCAACGCGATCGAACACGCCGATACCGACGAACCGCGGGTCTCGGTTTCGGTACACTACGACGCCGAGCGGGTCGAACTCGCGGTCGTCGACGAGTGTCCACCGATCCCCCTCCAGGAGGTTCGGGTCCTCCGAGGCGAGCGCGACGTCCGGTCGGTCTACCACGGGAGTGGGCTGGGGCTGTGGCTCGTCCATTGGGCCGTCGATCGCTCCGAGGGCGACCTCGCGTTCGACGCCTCCGAGCGGGGAAACAGGGTCACGATCGCGCTCGACCGACTCCGCGACGGCCGGTGCGAGTGAGATAGGGACGGAGACCGGAGCGGGCAGTCACTCGTCGCCGCGTCGGCGCTTCAGCCGGCGACGGTACTCCCCGTACCGATCGCCGGGGTCGAACGGCGCGGGCGCGCTGTTGACTGTGTCGGCACCGCACCGGGGACAGCGGTCGAAGAGCGTGTACACCGGCCGGTCGTGTTCGTCGCGCCAGGCCGCACAGACGCGGATGTCCGACTTCACCGATCTACTCGTCGTCTTCGTGGCGCTCGCGGTGGTACTCCGCGGTGCCGCCGTACCCCTCGATGGCCTCTCGGGCGCGCCCCGCGGCGGTTTCGAGCTCCGACTCGGCCGTCTTGTAGTCCGGTGCGCGGACCTTGATCCGGTACTCCGGGGAGCCGACGTAGGTGACTTCGAGTTCGACTCCTTCGGGGACGTCGCCGTTCCCGCCGGCGGCCTGCAGCGCCTGGCGGATGTGGTCGACGCCCTCGCCGGTCGGACAGCGCAGGTCGACGTAGCCCGTCACGTTCACGTACGGGACGGAGACGTTCTCGCGGGCGACGTCGACGATCTCGGTGACCTCGTCGTCGTCGAGATCGACGTCTTCGAGGGCAGAGGCGCCGTGAATGGCGGCCTGCTCGAAGCCGTCGTAGAGGGTGTCGAACTCAGTGAGGAGGGCGTTCGCCACCGCCGAATACTGCTCGTCGGAGACGCCCTCCCCGAACGCGAGCGTCATCCACTTGTCGGCCTTCTGTTCGTTCTTCCACTCCTGGATCTTCTCCTTGCGCTGGTGCTCGTTGACGTCCTTGATCGAGAGGTCGATCTGCTGGGAGGACTCGTTGACGTCGAGCACCTTCGCGACGACGGTCTGGCCCTCACGGACGTGGTCGCGGACGTTCTTGATCCAGCCCGAGGCGACCTCGGAGATGTGCGCCAGACCGCGCTTGTCCTCGTACTCTTCGAGGTCGATGAAGACGCCGAAGTCGGCGATATCGTCGACCTTTCCGACCACGAGTTCGCCTTTGTCGGGCCAGCCACTGTACTTCATCTCTGGTCCCCCGTCAGCGTGCCTCGACGGTCTCGACGATCTCGTGGTCGATGCGCGCTTTGCCGCCCGTCGGCGTCGCCAGCGTCGTGCCGCAGACGGCGCAGTTCACGGTCGAAGAGGCCTTGCCGAAGACGATCTGTTCGTTCTCGCAGTCGTTACACTTGACGCGGAAGTACGAGCCAGCCATGGTTACTCCTGGAACTCCAGTCGGCCGGCGCGCCATCCCTCGCGCATGTGGGCCTTGCCGCAGTCCGAACAGCGGTACTTCAGGTGGGTCTTCTTCGTCGGCTTGTCGCCGCCCGGCACCTTCGAGAACTTGCCGGCGTTCCCGATAGTCGACCGACCGGCACGCGTCCGGCGTGCGTCCCACTTCATCCCGGTGGGGCGGCCCGAACGGACCTTCTCCACCTCGTGTTCGTGGTGGGCGTTGCAGTGCGGACAGTACGTATTGAATCGGCGAGGCATCTGCATGATATCTACCTTGCCGGGTTTTTGATGTCGCCAGTTAAAACCCGTTTGGTTCCCGTCGCCGACGACGCGCCGCCCGGTCCCGACGCGGGCGGCAACACATGGTCACGGCGACGGGGTCGACCCGAGATAGTGATGTATAGACTATACACTTCCGATAGCGATCTAAAACTGAGGGCTCCTCTTTTCGATCCGAATGAGAATCCGAAGCGGTTTATTTGTTCGCGTTCGACACACGACTATACTGAGTCGCATACAATGGGTGTCGAAACACAGA
This Salinigranum marinum DNA region includes the following protein-coding sequences:
- a CDS encoding PAS domain-containing protein, with the protein product MTAPARTPSDGSGGVIHVLHVDDDPAFADLAQASLTRHAPGIVVHTETDPEAALASFSWMDCVVSDYDMPEMNGLDLLRAVRERAPSIPFVLFTGKGSEEIASEAVSAGVTDYLQKGGPEQYEVLANRIENAVARRRAERGFERSNSLFDLVQRLSSVGGWELDVETGELWWTEELARIHGVAPDFEPTVEAATELYHPDDRTLLKRVYRRAVDAAEPYDVVVRIVRPDGSTGRVRLLCEPSVVDGSVPTHRGAVQEVDPRTPLGTRDERPSVEEATPTSGSTSVSASTSALTPPVATAGETPAKLDTSAEVLADLKRRALDDVDAGVIICEATEGTPTVFANEGFGRITGYDPEEMVGRNCRILQGAETDDRPVASMREAVENGTARSVVLRNYRKDGTPFWNEVEITPISDAAGTVTHYIGFQRDVTERKRLQVELEAAQQSLRRLYTVTTDSSLSFEERVKRTLAVGCERLGVEMGFLTRIAEGTQTVVHAVGEHPLLTDGAVCPLSESYCRRTLEEDGLLAVVHAATDEGWADDPGYERFGLECYLGGEVTVDGDLYGTLCFADTEAREEPFTGAQAAFVELLTRWVSYELERRKRERELRVADRRFQSLFDNPMTFVGVLDPDGTVREVNGTARATLGGDPDADADELLDRPFWETPWWAPDDDAVATVKEAVETAAGGRVARFECDYFHGDGQGTVGATLYPVYAVEGRGTDGGTDEVVSLMAVGADTTTRTEQAAQLKRQHDRLEEFASVVSHDLRSPLEVARGRLELYDATGDGDHLDAVGDSLDRISTLIDDLLALARQGESVSALEPTCVSAVARQAWQTVETADATLDVVLDGELTVESDRSRLQQLFENLFRNAVEHGSTGSRPAADDAVEHGSAGGSEPHTKDREDGQERRVRIRLTGLTNGARGFAVEDDGPGIDPADRDYVFERGFSTEDGGTGFGLAIVRRITDAHGWEVRATESPAGGARFEVVVDA
- a CDS encoding proteasome assembly chaperone family protein, which codes for MDDIEIEVLAEPELSEPILIEGLPGVGHVGKLAVEHLLEEFDSEVVRRVYSTEFPPQVTIEDGVADLASAEIHAVDIPGDDGDGVDLLVLTGDHQAQTNAGHYRLTDTFLDVAAEFDVEQVFALGGVPTGELVDEPSVLGAVSDGDRVEALEDAGIEFRDDEPAGGVVGVSGLLLGLGGRRGFDVGCLMGETSGYLVDPKSAQAVLVALEELVGFEVGFESLEERAEEMEEVVGKIQEMQSQQGSVPTDDDLRYIG
- a CDS encoding PAS domain S-box protein; amino-acid sequence: MDVAGAELVLLDNTLDIVVVLDDEGRFQYANAALERVLGYDPTAVLGRNAFECIHPDDREAVVDRFVGLVTASDRTHDDAEFRFRDVDGSWVWLSARMSSERAAGLGGYVVSCRDITERRRAETEKHRAHERLSNIAEHTTDVLWMFSADWEELLFVNSAYEEVWGRSIEALAANSRDFIEGSHPADRDGIRAAMRQLSAGESVDIEYRVNADTDYRTWVWARGHPIVDHDGTVTRVVGFARDVTDRRERERQLLVMDRLLRHNLRNEMNLILGHAEQARERGGAAIDADLDRIVETGEHLLRTVDKEREIVALLTENAEPEPIDLVAVVADVCDRVQDATPAAAVETTLPERATVRAVPKLSLAVFELLTNAIEHADTDEPRVSVSVHYDAERVELAVVDECPPIPLQEVRVLRGERDVRSVYHGSGLGLWLVHWAVDRSEGDLAFDASERGNRVTIALDRLRDGRCE
- a CDS encoding RNA-protein complex protein Nop10, which gives rise to MKSDIRVCAAWRDEHDRPVYTLFDRCPRCGADTVNSAPAPFDPGDRYGEYRRRLKRRRGDE
- a CDS encoding translation initiation factor IF-2 subunit alpha, whose amino-acid sequence is MKYSGWPDKGELVVGKVDDIADFGVFIDLEEYEDKRGLAHISEVASGWIKNVRDHVREGQTVVAKVLDVNESSQQIDLSIKDVNEHQRKEKIQEWKNEQKADKWMTLAFGEGVSDEQYSAVANALLTEFDTLYDGFEQAAIHGASALEDVDLDDDEVTEIVDVARENVSVPYVNVTGYVDLRCPTGEGVDHIRQALQAAGGNGDVPEGVELEVTYVGSPEYRIKVRAPDYKTAESELETAAGRAREAIEGYGGTAEYHRERHEDDE
- a CDS encoding 30S ribosomal protein S27e; the encoded protein is MAGSYFRVKCNDCENEQIVFGKASSTVNCAVCGTTLATPTGGKARIDHEIVETVEAR
- a CDS encoding 50S ribosomal protein L44e, with the translated sequence MQMPRRFNTYCPHCNAHHEHEVEKVRSGRPTGMKWDARRTRAGRSTIGNAGKFSKVPGGDKPTKKTHLKYRCSDCGKAHMREGWRAGRLEFQE